One window of Candidatus Sysuiplasma jiujiangense genomic DNA carries:
- a CDS encoding transcriptional regulator, with translation MMDGEFIRAFNRSELRKKVYIALYNMHPDKFYLSEIARMVYSDPGNIRGVLTGLEPGYSTELSLVGLGLVEILRVKNSVYYRIHTQHKPFCDEVYHVLTSKRIVEIA, from the coding sequence ATGATGGACGGCGAATTCATACGGGCATTCAACCGATCAGAATTGCGGAAAAAGGTTTACATCGCCTTGTACAATATGCATCCCGACAAATTCTACCTGTCGGAGATAGCCCGCATGGTGTACTCAGATCCCGGCAACATCAGAGGAGTCCTTACGGGGCTGGAACCGGGATATTCGACAGAACTGTCGCTTGTTGGCCTTGGACTGGTGGAAATATTGCGGGTAAAGAATTCCGTATATTACCGCATCCACACGCAGCATAAGCCATTCTGCGATGAAGTCTATCATGTGCTTACGTCAAAAAGGATAGTGGAGATCGCATGA